In Ruania alkalisoli, the DNA window AGTTCGGGAACCCGACCTCGACCTCCTCGCTCCCACCATCGGCGTAATGCACGACGGCGGTCCCACCGGCACTCCCGCTCGTTCCCGTTCCCAGGAGTGCCAGGGCATTGCCCTGACCGGAGAGCCGGATCGTCTGCTGATGCGCGGCCACATTGTCCGCAGTTCCCGGTTCGGAATCTGGCCAGGCGAAGGTGAAGTCGCCATAGGTCAACTCTGCGCCAGGCTGCACGCCCTGCTCCACCAGCCGTTCGGCCAGGAAGCTGGACCCACCGCCGTCGATGTCACCCGGTGCCGGATCCGCCTCGGCCGTCACGCCGACGTTGTTGAACGCCCCGGCCAGGTCGGCAAAGGCGAGCGTCGTGCTCGCCTTCGCCTCGAGGCGATAGGAGTTGCTGCGCACCTGGTAGGCCACCGCGGCAGTGAGCTCGTAACTGCCAGGCTCAGCTGCGCCGTCGGGAGTAAGACCTGCCTCGACCACCGCACTCTCGCCGTCAGCCAGCTCGATCGCCGAGACGTCCTCGACGTGCGCCTGCCAGCCCTCGGGGAGGTCGAGGCTCACCTCATCCAGGCGGAGGTCGGCACCGCTCTGATTGGTGATGCTCACCTGCGCGACGTCCGTCGCCTCCGGGCTGGAGATCGTCGGGACTGTCAGGCTGACGTCCACATCGCGCTCCTGCGCATGCGTCCCCCCGACGGCGCCCGCTCCGTTGATTCGGATGCTCACCTGATCGGAGGTGCTTAAGGCAGGCGTGCGGATGAGAACCACGCCGCGTGCGTCGTCATAGGTCCACCCGGGTTCGGTGAGGTTCTCAGGCCCATCGCTCTCGGACAGCCGCTGGTTCCCGAGCCGCACCGATCCGGGCTCGCGGTCGGTGTGGACCGTGAGCTGATAGGTGCGCTCATCCGGCATGCCGTCGTAGGAACCGTCCAGCGCGCCGAGGGTCACGGTGACGGGCCCGGCACCCTGCTCCGGCGCGTCCACGGTGAACTCCTGCGTCGCGGACTCGCCGTCGCGCCATGCCTGCGTCCGCCCGTCGTCCTCATAGCGGGTGAAGGCGGACTGCCCCTGTGGGTAGATGTCCAGGTCGAGCTGCCCGGAGGCAAGGCCTTCAGCCCAGTCCAACGTCCCTTCGGCGAACATCGGGATGATCGCTCCGGCGCGGACGAACATGGGCAGGCGCTCCAGCGGCGCTGGATAGCCGTCGATGGTCTGCGGCCCCTCGTAGATTCGGCCGGTCCAGTAGTCCACCCAGGTGCCTTCGGGCAGATAGATCCCGTCCCGGACGGTGGAGTCCTCGTAGACGGGAGCGACCAGCAGGTCGTCGCCGGAGAGGAACTCATACTGCACGGCCTCACCCCAGGTGGTGGGGTCGTCCGGGTAGTTGACGTAGAGCGGACGGGTGGCACCGAGACCGGTCATGCTGGCCTGGGCGGTGTGGGTGTAGAGATAGGGGAGCAGCCGTTCGTGCAGCTGCAGGTAATCGGCGTTGATCTCGGTGTGGCGCGGGCCGTACCGGTAGGGCTGCTTGTCGTCGGCAGCCCAGCCGCTCATCGAATAGGTGTTGGGCAGCAGCATCTTCCACTGCAGATCCCGGGTGTAGGTGTCGGCCGAACCGCCGAAGATGCCGTCGATGTCGCCGGTGGCCAGGTGCTGACCGGAGAGGGTGGCTCCCGCATAGGTCGGGATCTGCCAGCGGATGTACTCCCACGAGCCGGCCTGGTCGCCGCTCCACGTGGCACCGCAGCGCTGGGTTCCGGCCCAGCCTTCGACCGTCAGCACGAAGGCCCGGTCGTCGCTGTTGTCCTCGATACCGGCGCGTGAGTCCTCGCATGCGCTCAGCGCGAACCGGTAGCCGGGGCCCACCCACGCGACGTCCGTCTTGCGCACCCGGACCCCGTTGCTGACCTCGTACTCCTGATCTGTGAGGTCCGCCTCGGTCCACAGGCCCAGCTCGGCGCCACGATCCTGGAGCATCTCGGCAGTCTCGGGCAGATCCTCGTAGCCGCAGCCGTACCCGTCGTTGACGAGCATCCACCCCAGTGGCATGTCGTTCTCGACGTAGCCGTCGGCGACGGCTCGGGAATCCCGCAGCGTCTCGCGCTCACCGCGGTTGGCGTTGTGCAGATAGCAGTCCGCGTCGCCGACTTCGAGCGCGTACATCGGCACCATCAGCGGCCGGCCGGTGAGCTCGGTGTAGCCATCGACCACCTCCCGGGTATCGCCGACGAAGTACCAGGCGTCGAAGCGCTCCTCGGAGTGGGTGGTGCGCACCGGCGCGTGGAAGTCGTAGCTGCCGGGTGCAAACGTGTTGCGGAAGACGCCGTAGCCGTTGCTGGAAAGGTAGAAGGGTGCAGCGTTCGGGTTTCCGCCGTCGTTCCAGTTGAAGTCGCGGGAGATGGTGATAGCTGAATCCCGGTGGCTGAAGCGGCCGTTCTGCATCCCGCCGCCGAAGAACTGCTCCTGGTCGCCCTGTTCAAGAGTCTGTGTGGTGCCCCCGGAGTCCCAGCGCAGTGGCTCGGTCTCACGCCAGAGCACAGTGCCGCCGGCATCGGACATGGCAAGCGTGATCGGGTCCTTCGTGACCGTCAGCACCGAGGAGTCGGTGCTGATGAGGTACGCCTCGTCGGTCTCGGTCAGTTCCGAGCCGCCGCCGACATAGTCGTCCTTGACGATGATCGGCGCAGACGGTGCCTCCGGATCGTCGGGTGGATCGTTGGCCGGGTCGGTCAGCTCACCGTCGGGGGCCAGACGCACCCGCAGCAGGTCCTCGTCGGGGACCTCGATCTGCAGCACCGCCTCGCCGGAGGTAAAGGTGTAGACGTCACCGTCGACGACCACATCCTCGACGGCTCCCAACTGGCCCGTTGCAGCGTGCGCCGGATCCGCTGCCACGGGTACCAGTGCGGCGGCGACGAGGGCTGCAACAGCAATCGGGGCAGCGAGCCGGATCACAAAATGACTCTTCATGATCATTTCATCCTCATTCCAAGCAACATTGCTCAACGAGGATCACAGTAGAGTGACCCAGCACACACGTCAAGAACCTCCGGGTCGCGACGACGTGCTGCGCCCCGGAGGTTCATCGACGATCTGCGCGCGGGCACGGGTAGCGCGGGCGCGGGACTTTCGGGCCAGTCAGGCTTGCGCCATCACCTGCTGCATGATCTCGGGCGTGCGGCGGTCGAACCAGCGACCGCCGAATCGCACTCCGAGCACGCACACCGTGACCCCGCCGGCAATGCCGACCACAAGCGCGATCCACCCGAACACGGGACCCACCACCAGTGTCAGCACCGCCAGCACCAGGACGGGCAAGGAGATCGCGAACGAGGCGAGCATGCCGGCCATCTGCGCCACGAAAGTCGCCATGGCCGCACCCTGGGGCTGCTTGAGCGGGCTATCACCGGGTTTGGGTACGGGGTAGATCAACCTGGCGGAGGTCACACTGGAGACACCCAGCGTCACGCCCAGTGCCCCGTAGCTGACACCGAGCACCATCGGCGCCAAATCCCAGCGATCGGTGACGGCGCAGGTCGCGACCGCGAAGACACTCACCACCAGCGCACCAGGTACACCGATCGCCAGCGCTCGCCCGGCGCGGTCGGCGCGGCCGGACACACCGGTGGCCACGTGCAGCGCAAAGGCGCTGCTGTCATAGGCGATGTCAGCCGAGATGGCGAAGCCCAGGATCCAGGCGGTCAAGGGCGCGAGGATCAAGATGATCTCGTTGAGCCCCCCGCTACCGCCCGCCACCGCCAGAATCACCGGCAGCAGGGGCACCACCGCCAGTGACGCCGAGTACCTCGGGTCACGGATCCAGTACGTGAGTGCGCGAGCAGCCACGGCCCCCGTGGGTGTCGAGGGAAGCCGGTCGAACCACCCCAGCCCCTTGCCGCGTCCCCCGGCGCCGGCCGTCGGCGGCGTCACCAATGCCCGGGCGAGGCCACGATCCCACACGATCACCACCAGCATCAGGCTGAGGAGGCAGATCATCAGCCGGGCGCCCGCCAAGCCCCAGTCACCGGCGTCGACGGCCGGCGCGATCCCCCAGGGCGCACCGAACGGCGTCCACCCCGCCACGGCGGCGATGTCTGTCACCAGCGACCGCACCTGGTCCCCACTCGCGGCCCCGTCCGCCAGCCGCGTGGTGGACCAGCTGATCACCGGTCCGATCATGACGATCGGCACGAGTGCCGCGACGGCCAGCACCTCACGGGACCGGCGCGAGTCCAGCAACGGGGCCAGCGCCGTCGTCACGGCCCTGGACCCCATCACGCACAGCGCGACGGCGAGCACACCCCCCGCCAGGGCGACCGGAATCAGTGCCGGCGTACGCCACCAGGCAAAGGCGAGCCCGACCGAGACCAGCACCGTCGCGGCTGCGGGAATGGAGGTGAAACCCGCGGCCGTCAGGCCGGTCAGTAGCTGCCGTCGCGGGATGCCGAAGGAGACGAATCGCTGCGGATCGAGCGTGGCATCTGTGCCGAAGGCGAAGATCGGCACCACCCACCAGGCCACCATCGCCAGCGCGCCTGCCAGCAGGATGATCTGCCCGGTCAGCTGCGGGTCGACACCACCACCAGCAACCGCCCCCACCACAGCCATACCGATGACGAACAACGCGTAGAGGATGGCGAACAGGTAGCCGATCATCTGCCACACGCTCCGCCGGAACGTGTTGGCAAGGATCATCAGTCGGAGTCGGACGAAGTGCGCAACCACGCCAGTCCCTCCGTCTGATGCCGACCGCCGACGAGCTCGACGAACCTGTCCTCCAACGACCCACCAGCGCGGACGTCGTCCACAGTCCCGGTAGCGCGGATCTGCCCGTCGGCGATCACCGCCACATGGCTGCACATCCGCTGCACCAGATCCATCACGTGCGAGGAGACGATCACGGTGGCCCCTGAGCGCACGTAGTCGGCGAGCATGTCCCGGATGTTCGCCGCCGAGACCGGGTCGACCGCCTCGAACGGCTCGTCCAGTACGAGCACACGCGGAGCGTGGATGAGCGCGCAGCCCAGGGCGATCTTCTTCGTCATCCCGGCCGAGTAGTCCACGACGAAGGTGTCCTTGTCCTCGGTGAGATCCATCGCTCGCAGCAGATCGTCCGCGCGTTCGGCGACGACGTCACGATCCATCCCCCGCAGCAGCCCTGAGTAGGTGAGCAGCTGGGCGCCGGTGAGCCGGTCGAAGAGGCGCACCCCGTCGGGAAGTACGCCCATCTGCGCCTTCCCAGCGTCAGGCGCGCTCCAGAAGTCGGTGCCGTTGACCATCACGGTGCCCGCATCGGGTCGCAACAGGCCGGTCGCCATCGACAGCGTCGTGGTCTTACCCGCCCCGTTGGGGCCGACGAAACCGTAGAACGACCCGCGAGGGACGTCCAGGTCGATACCGGCCACGGCCGTCTTCTGGCCGAATCGCTTCCACAGACCGCGGATCGACAGGGCCGCAGCAGGGTCGGGTGGGCGAGCCGCGGGCGCGGCCACCGGGGTACCAGTGGTCTGCTCGGGCGCAGATGGATCACTCATGGCTCCACCGTAGATCGCCGCACCGACGGTGCGGATCCGTCCGATGTAGGAGATGGCCGACGGCGCAGCCTCACCCGCGAGGATGACTCGCCGTTCACCGTGGTCGAGGTGGCCGCCGACCGGTGCGTCTCGACCGCAGCGGCGCGCCCGTAGGGACGATGTCGGTGCCTCGTGGCACGGTGAAGGCATGGATCTCGCACAGCTCTTACTCGGACTGGCCGTGGGCCTCGTGCTCGGCGGCCTCGCCGGCGCATGGCTCATGCGTGCCGCGCGCGGCACGTCTGCCACCGGGGCGGGGGAAGCGAACGAGATCGCCCATCTCACCGATCGCCTGCACGCCGCCGAAGAGAGGGCGGCCCAGCTCCCGGTGCTGACCGAGCGGCTCGCTGCCGAGCGAGAATCTCACGAACGCGCACTCCACGCAGCAGAACGTGCAGCAGACGAGCGGGCCGACCTCGAACGGGCCGGTTTCGAGCGGACGATCGAGGCCGAGCGCGCACGGGCCGCCGAGCGCATCGCGCAGGCGCAGGAGCGCGTTGAGGAACTGCGCGCCGACAGCAAGCGGATGTCGGACGAGTTCGAGGCACTCTCAGCGAAGGTGCTCTCCCAGACGCAAGAATCGTTCCTCAAGCAGGCAGAAGAGCGCTTCGCACGTGCTCAGCAGCTCTCCGACGCCGAACTCGCCAAGCGGGAAGACGCCGTCAAGTCGCTCGTCGAACCGCTGAGCCGCACGCTCACCGAGGTGAAGTCCGGGATGGACCAGGCGGAGAAGGCGCGACTGCAGGCGCACTCGACGCTCGCCGAACAGGTCAAGCAGATGCGATCGGACTCCGAGCACCTGCGTCAGGAGACGAACCAGCTGGTGACGGCGCTGCGTGCGCCACAGGTCCGGGGCAGGTGGGGCGAGCTGCAGCTGCGCCGTGTGGTGGAAGCAGCCGGGATGATCGAGCACGTCGACTTCGTCGAGCAAGAGACCCTCAGCACCGACGACGGGGCCTTGCGTCCGGACCTGGTGGTCACCCTTCCTGGCGACAAGCGCGTCGTCGTGGACGCCAAGGTCGCGTTCAACGGCTACCTGGAGGCGATGGAGGCCCGGGAGGATTCTGTACGTACGTCTCGACTGCAGGCTCATGCCCGCCATGTGCGCGATCACGTGGACTCCCTCGGCGCGAAGGCCTACTGGGAGCATCTGGAGAACACTCCGGAGTTCGTGGTGATGTTCCTGCCTGCGGAGTCGTTCCTGCAGGCGGCACTCGAGCAGGATCCGACGATCATGGAACGCGCCTTCGAGAAGAACGTCGTGCTCGCAACCCCGGCCACACTCGTGGCACTGCTGCGCACCGTCGCCTACACCTGGCGCCAGGAGCTGCTCGCACACGAGGCGCAGCAGGTCTTCCAGGTCGGGCGGGAGCTGCACAAGCGGCTCGGCACCATGGGCAAGCACCTCACCACGCTCGGCAAGCGGCTCAACTCCTCGGTCGAGGCGTTCAACGCCTTCAACCGTTCCCTGGACTCCAACGTCATCACCCAGGCTCGCCGGTTCAGCAACCTCCAGGGTCTGGATCCGGCGCTGGAGTCGCACCCGCCGCTGGAGGTGCTCGCCACCCCCGCTCAGAAGCCCGACGTCTACGAGACAACACAGCGCACTAATGCCGGACCGGCCCAGCTGCCGGGCCGGAAGAACACAGCAGCGCTGCCGCTGGAGGGTCTCGCGCTGGAACCGGATCCAGAGATCGAGTCCCTCGTCGCAGACGCCACCCGGGACGCAGACAAGGTCAGCCACGGTTCGGCGGCACGCCGTACGAAGAAGGCCTGAGGCACGGCGCTCGCCCGGTAGAGCGGATCGACGGAACGCTATGCCTCACGGGGCTCGGCCGGGCCCCGTGAGGGACGCCGTCAGGTAGCGGAGACGTCCAGGGAGCGACGCGCACCCCGGGCGGGCCGGCCCACCGGCTGGCCTGCCTTCTTCAGATCGGCACGCAACTCCCGCGGGAGGGAGAACATCAAGTCCTCGGTGGCAGTGCGCACCTCCTCCACCTCACCGAATCCCCACTCGCCAAGCTGGGTGATCACGTCGCGCACGAGGATCTCCGGCACTGACGCGCCCGAGCTCAAGCCCACGCTGCGCGCACCCTCGAACCATGCCGGGTCGAGTCCATCGGCGGTGTCGACCCGGTAGGCGGAGCGTGCACCGGCCTCGAGCGCCACCTCCACCAAACGCACAGAGTTCGAGGAGTTGGCCGAGCCGACCACGATCATTACGTCTGCATCCGGAGCGATCTTCTTCACCGCCACCTGGCGGTTCTGCGTGGCGTAGCAGATGTCGTCACTGGGCGGATCCTGCAGCTGCGGGAACTTCTCCCGCAGCCGGCGCACCGTCTCCATCGTCTCGTCGACCGAGAGCGTCGTCTGCGACAGCCACACCACCTTCTCGGGATCGCGCACGCTCACACTGTCGACGGCGGCAGGACCGTCGACCAGTTGGATGTGGTCGGGCGCCTCGCCCGCGGTCCCCTCGACCTCCTCGTGGCCGTCGTGCCCGATGAGCAGGATGTCGTACTCGTCCTTGGCGAACCGGACGGCCTCCTTGTGCACCTTCGTCACCAGCGGGCACGTGGCATCGATCGTGTCGAGGTTGCGTTCAGCTGCCTGGGCATGCACGGCCGGCGAGACACCGTGGGCGGAGAAGATCACCCGTGCGCCCTCAGGCACCTCGTCCGTCTCGTGCACGAAAATCGCCCCGCGCTTGGAGAGGGTCTCCACCACGTACTTGTTGTGGACGATCTCCCTGCGCACGTAGATCGGCGCACCGTAGTGGTCCAGGGCCTGCTCGACGGCTTCGACAGCCCGATCGACCCCCGCACAGTAGCCGCGGGGTGCAGCGAGCAGGATGCGCTTGGTGGAAGTCGTCACGGATTCAGTCTACGTGCCAGGTCGAGGCCCATCCGGGGGGCTGACCTGTGGGATCAGCCACCCGTCCGGCTCACGACGGCGTCCCTCACCGATAGGCGAGGCGGCGCAGCAGCCCTTCGGCTGGCCCCCGCCAACCGCGGCGCTCGTAGAGGTAGGTCACCGCAGCCAGCACCGTCCACCCCGCGACCGCGATCGCAGCGACCCCTGCGCTGTTCAGGTCCGCCCCCAGTCCGATGCCCCAGGCACTCAGCAGCGGCGCGAAGATGACCGATTGGCCCAGGTAGTTCGACAGCGACCGCTTCCCCACGGCCTTGATCGCCACGACGGGCCCACTCATGGCACCTGCTCGCTGGAGCCTGTCGGCGAGGAGGGTGAAGACGGCGACGTAGCCGAGGCCGCCGAAGATCCCGGTCACCGACTGGGTCAGGGTAAAGATCCACGACTGGTGCGGGCCGAGCTCGAACACACCCACATGGGTGAGTGCATTGGGCAACCCGCCCACCACTCCGACGGCGACTCCGATTACCGCGGTGCGGCGCAACAGTCGTGCATGAGCCCGCGGATCTTCGAGAATCTGCCGGCGCGCCGCCCAGAACGCCAGCAGAATCATGGTCGGGACGACCAGTCCGATGATGCCCTGACCGATCGCGATCAGCGGCCAGGTCGCCAGCCGCAGGAGGACGGAGGCAAGGTAGTCCTCCTCACCACTGAGGGCGGCAGGGTCGACGAAGCCGCCGCCCTGCTCGAACGCTGGGTCGGCCGGGATGAAGGGCAGCGCGACCAGCCCCAGCAGGGTGATCACAGTCAGTATCCCGGTGAGCACGGCCGCCCACACGATGAGGGTCCGGTCCATACGCCGCAGGAAGATCGCCACCATGATCAGCCCGACCAGACCGTACGCACCGACGATGTCCCCGAACCACAGCAATGCAGCGTGGACCGCGCCGAACACGATCATCCACCAGTGCCGCCGCCGGAGGATCGCGCGCACCGCCTGCTCGGTTGCACCGGCCTCGATCTGGCGCCGGTACAGCTGCACGATCCCGTACCCGAACAAGAACGCGAAGAGCGGGTAGATGCGGGCGTCGACGGCCGTGATCAGCACGAACTGGACGATGCGGTCCACGACGGAACCGTCGATCGGATGGGCCGAGGTCATGCCGGAGGCCTGCCCGTACAGGTACCACGGCGTGTTCGCGAGCGCGATCAACAACAGCATGAATCCGCGCGCGAGATCGGGCGCCAGGGCCCGCTCAGTTGCGGTCGAGGGGCCTCGAACGAGAGCACTCGTGCTCGATGCGGTCAGGGCGTCTGCGGTATCTGCGATCCGGCCGGGCTCAGTCATAGCGCCACCGTGACACTGCGTGAGGCGCGACCACATCGTCCGTGCGGGGGATCTGCGCGGCCGCATCTCCCTATCGCGAGTGATCGTGCTCCGCCCCGAATCCCCATTCCGCCGGGCCCCCCAGGGGGAAGGTGGCTCGGCGGCGGAACGGGATTCGACGCGAGGCAGGTGGTGGCTGCAGGGCAGGCAGGGCGTGGGCAGGTCGCGGGTGCAGGGCAAGCACAGGATGGCGCGGGAATGTCGGCGGGATGCGGCAGGCTAGAGGTATGCAACCGCCCGAGCCAAGGCCCGGCGCCTCCACCGGTGCTGCGCCCACCGAGCTGCCCGCCCGGGCGCTGGACACCACGGCCGAGCACCCGTGGCCGGTTCGGCTCCTTTCGGCGAAGATCGCCGACTACGTCAACAAGATGGCCCCCGTCTGGGTCGAGGGTCAGCTGGTCCAGGTCAATGCTCACAATGCGTCCGCGAACGCCTACCTCACGCTGCGTGACACCGATGTGGACATGTCCCTGAACGTCACCATGCTCAAGCGCCTGCTCGCCGGTGCCGGCACCGCCGTCGAGGAGGGCGCGCACGTGGTGGTGCGCGGCAAACCGTCGTTCTGGGCCAAACGCGGGACGTTGAGCCTGCGAGCCACTGACATCCGCGCGATCGGCCTCGGCGAGTTGCTCGCCCGGATCGAGCACCTGAAACGGATCCTCGCCGCGGAGGGTCTGTTCGACGCCGACCGCAAGCGCGCGCTGCCGTTCCTGCCCACCCGGGTCGGGTTGATCTGCGGGCGGGACGCCAAGGCCAAGCACGACGTCATCGTCAACGCCTCCGCCCGGTGGCCGCAGGTGCAGTTCGAGGTGCGCGAGGTGGCCGTCCAGGGCACGAGCAGCGTCGGCGAGGTCAGCCGTGCGATCGCCGAGCTCGACGCTCATCGCGAGGTGGACGTCATCGTCGTGGCGCGCGGTGGCGGTTCGGTCGAGGACCTGCTGCCGTTCTCCAACGAGAGCATGGTCCGCGCGGCGGCTGCCTGCCGCACCCCGCTGGTGGCGGCCATCGGTCACGAGACCGACTGCCCGTTGCTGGACCTCGTGGCCGACTACCGCGCCTCCACCCCCACGGACGCCGCCAAGCGCATCGTGCCCGACATGGCCGCCGAGCTCAGTCGCATCGACCAGGCCCGGCACCGGATGGGAGCGGCACTGCATCGCAGGCTCGCGGTCGAATCCGACCGCCTGGCAGCACTGCGCTCGCGCCCGGTCCTTGCCCAGCCGCACGTGCTCGCCGACAGCAGAGCCGAGCAGATGGACCGGTGGCGCGACCAGGGCCGGGCGGCTTTCACCTCTCGCCTCGAGCGGGCGGCCGGTGAGGTGGCCAATCTCAGGACGGCGCTGCGCACCCTCTCCCCCGACGCCACCCTGCGACGGGGATACGCCGTGCTCCGCACCCCCACCGGAGCGGTCGTGCGCGACCCAGCCACCGTCAGCGTCGGGGACGATCTGCGTGCGCTGGTAGCCGGTGGCGAGCTCACCGTGTCGGTGCGTGGAACCGAACCCACCCGCAAGACCTCGACGTGATTGGATGACCTGCGTGAGCGCCAGTACCGACGTCCGTGACCTCAGCTACGAGCAGGCCCGTGATGAGCTCGTCGAGGTGGTGAACAAGCTCGAGAGCGGCGCCGCCTCGCTCGAGGAGTCTCTCGACCTGTGGGAACGCGGCGAGGCGCTCGCGGACCGCTGCCAGAGCTGGCTGGACGCGGCCCGCGCGAGGATCGACGCTACCCGCGGCGCATCCGCCGAGACGAGTACCGATCCCGACGACGAGAACAGCGGCGAGGACGAGGGCGAAGGCACGATGGCTGTCACGAACGAGCCAGTCGCGGCGAGCGACCCGGACGAGGAGAACTGAGATGACGCACGCCCTGGTGATCGGCGAGGCCCTCGTGGACGTGGTCCGCGCTGCCGACGGAACGGTGACCGAACACCCCGGGGGGTCACCGGCGAATGTGGCCCTCGGACTGGCACGGCTGGGACGCAACACCGAGCTCGCGACCTGGCTGGGTAAGGACGCTCGCGGTGAGCTGGTGAGCTCTCATCTCACTGCGAGCGGGGTTCGGCTGGTACCGGGCTCCGACCGGGCCGAGCGCACCCCGACCGCCGTGGCCACCTTGGCCGGGGACGGCAGTGCGACCTACGAGTTCGACCTCGCGTGGCGCGTGCCCGAGGTCGCCCTCGATGACACTGTCACGGTGCTGCACTCGGGCTCGATCGCCGGGACGCTCGCGCCCGGAGGAGCGGCCGTCGCCGAGATCGCTGCCGCAGCACGCGAGCACGCGACGATCAGCTACGACCCGAATGCCCGCCCGACCATCATGGGCAGTGCCGACGAGGCACGGCCGGTGATCGAGCATCTCGTCTCCCTCGCCGACGTCGTCAAGGTCTCGGACGAGGATGTCGCCTGGCTCTACCCGGGAGAAAGCGACATCGAGGTGATCCAGCGGTGGGTGCACGCCGGACCGTCAGTCGTCGTCCTCACTCGCGGTGGGACGGGCTCGGTCGGCGTTACTGTCACCGGAGGATCGGTCGAGGTCCCGGCTCCGCGCACCGAGGTGGTCGACACCGTCGGTGCAGGCGACTCCTACATGGCGGGCCTGCTGGACGGTCTCTGGAGTGCGAACCTGCTCGGCGCCAAGCGCCGCGACGCGCTCCGCCTGATCGAGGAGGACGCCCTGCGTGCGGCCATGACCCACGCCGCCCGGATCGCCGCGATCGTCGTCTCCCGGGCCGGCGCCAACCCACCGACCACTGCCGAGCTGACCCGTGAGGAGAACGCGTGAGCGAGCGACCCACCACACCCGCCGAAGCCTTCGCAGCCCTGACCGAGGGCAACCAGCGATTCGTCGCCGGCGAGATGGCCCACCCCAGTCAGGACGCTCAGCGACGAACTGAGCTCTCCTCCTCGCAGCACCCGTTCGCGGTCCTGTTCGGATGTTCGGATTCACGCCTGTCAGCCGAGATCATCTTCGACCGCGGCCTCGGTGACCTGTTCGTGGTCCGCACCGCCGGGCACGTCGTCGACACCACCGTGATCGGGTCGATCGAGTACGG includes these proteins:
- the xseA gene encoding exodeoxyribonuclease VII large subunit gives rise to the protein MQPPEPRPGASTGAAPTELPARALDTTAEHPWPVRLLSAKIADYVNKMAPVWVEGQLVQVNAHNASANAYLTLRDTDVDMSLNVTMLKRLLAGAGTAVEEGAHVVVRGKPSFWAKRGTLSLRATDIRAIGLGELLARIEHLKRILAAEGLFDADRKRALPFLPTRVGLICGRDAKAKHDVIVNASARWPQVQFEVREVAVQGTSSVGEVSRAIAELDAHREVDVIVVARGGGSVEDLLPFSNESMVRAAAACRTPLVAAIGHETDCPLLDLVADYRASTPTDAAKRIVPDMAAELSRIDQARHRMGAALHRRLAVESDRLAALRSRPVLAQPHVLADSRAEQMDRWRDQGRAAFTSRLERAAGEVANLRTALRTLSPDATLRRGYAVLRTPTGAVVRDPATVSVGDDLRALVAGGELTVSVRGTEPTRKTST
- a CDS encoding exodeoxyribonuclease VII small subunit, which gives rise to MTCVSASTDVRDLSYEQARDELVEVVNKLESGAASLEESLDLWERGEALADRCQSWLDAARARIDATRGASAETSTDPDDENSGEDEGEGTMAVTNEPVAASDPDEEN
- a CDS encoding carbohydrate kinase family protein codes for the protein MTHALVIGEALVDVVRAADGTVTEHPGGSPANVALGLARLGRNTELATWLGKDARGELVSSHLTASGVRLVPGSDRAERTPTAVATLAGDGSATYEFDLAWRVPEVALDDTVTVLHSGSIAGTLAPGGAAVAEIAAAAREHATISYDPNARPTIMGSADEARPVIEHLVSLADVVKVSDEDVAWLYPGESDIEVIQRWVHAGPSVVVLTRGGTGSVGVTVTGGSVEVPAPRTEVVDTVGAGDSYMAGLLDGLWSANLLGAKRRDALRLIEEDALRAAMTHAARIAAIVVSRAGANPPTTAELTREENA